The following proteins are co-located in the Micromonospora viridifaciens genome:
- a CDS encoding coiled-coil domain-containing protein has translation MDAQPTPETRPCAHCGREVPQRAGAGRPFRYCRDNDGACQRASRNSRMRHRNSPGLPGQVARTWEAVDRLDQIVATLTEALHAELSPAGVERQVAQVRAEAAAQAAAAHTERDDARREAEDATATAARARQDAQAAVAERDAARQRAERAEAEAAQAGERAQRAEAARDEARGEASAAQALRVQAERDRDAARHELRTVRAELDGERRRVTDLSAERDAARADAERATRSAGEALARAEQLRAEADRARTDADTARAEAEQARAEAREAGRAQHTAETAREQAEAARAEAVAATTAVREELAARSGERDALAAELAAARAAAGAVEARLAELTVRLAAAEADRDAAQRRAGQLADQVSDLASALAGLGARTG, from the coding sequence ATGGACGCCCAGCCCACCCCCGAGACCCGCCCCTGCGCCCACTGTGGACGGGAGGTGCCGCAGCGCGCGGGCGCCGGCCGGCCGTTCCGGTACTGCCGGGACAACGACGGGGCCTGCCAGCGCGCCTCGCGCAACTCCCGGATGCGCCACCGCAACTCCCCCGGCCTGCCCGGTCAGGTGGCCCGCACCTGGGAGGCGGTGGACCGGCTCGACCAGATCGTGGCGACCCTCACCGAGGCGCTGCACGCCGAGCTGTCCCCCGCCGGGGTGGAGCGGCAGGTCGCCCAGGTCCGCGCCGAGGCGGCCGCTCAGGCGGCGGCTGCGCACACCGAACGCGACGACGCCCGCCGCGAGGCCGAGGACGCCACCGCGACCGCCGCCCGGGCCCGTCAGGACGCCCAGGCGGCGGTCGCCGAGCGGGACGCGGCCCGGCAACGGGCCGAGCGGGCCGAGGCGGAGGCCGCCCAGGCCGGCGAGCGGGCGCAGCGCGCCGAGGCGGCCCGGGACGAGGCGCGCGGCGAGGCCAGCGCCGCGCAAGCGCTGCGGGTGCAGGCCGAGCGGGACCGCGACGCCGCCCGCCACGAGCTGCGTACCGTTCGAGCGGAGCTGGACGGCGAGCGCCGGCGGGTCACCGACCTGAGCGCCGAGCGGGACGCCGCCCGGGCCGACGCGGAGCGGGCCACCCGCTCGGCCGGCGAGGCGCTCGCCCGCGCGGAGCAGCTGCGGGCCGAGGCCGACCGGGCACGGACCGACGCCGACACCGCCCGGGCGGAGGCCGAACAGGCCCGGGCGGAGGCCCGCGAGGCCGGGCGAGCCCAGCACACGGCGGAGACCGCCCGGGAGCAGGCCGAGGCCGCCCGGGCGGAGGCCGTCGCGGCGACCACCGCGGTGCGGGAGGAGTTGGCCGCCCGCAGCGGCGAGCGGGACGCGCTGGCCGCGGAGCTGGCCGCCGCACGAGCGGCCGCCGGCGCCGTTGAGGCCCGGCTGGCGGAGCTGACCGTACGGCTGGCCGCCGCCGAGGCCGACCGCGACGCGGCCCAGCGCCGGGCCGGGCAGCTCGCCGACCAGGTCAGCGACCTGGCCAGCGCCCTGGCGGGGCTCGGCGCCCGGACCGGCTGA
- a CDS encoding NUDIX domain-containing protein yields MPVSPYVARLRRHIGHDLLMLYGVSAVVTDDAGRLLLARRGDNGRWSLPAGMVDPGEQPADALLREVYEETGVRVEIVRVGGLATHPVVYPNGDACEYLNVWFRCRAVGGAATADGEESLAVAWFDPDDLPELDDWSRLRIDTALRAEPTAWYAAPGERHPGLTRPDNL; encoded by the coding sequence ATGCCTGTCTCGCCCTACGTCGCCCGGCTGCGCCGGCACATCGGACACGACCTGCTGATGCTCTACGGGGTCAGCGCGGTGGTGACCGACGACGCCGGGCGGCTGCTGCTGGCCCGCCGCGGCGACAACGGCCGCTGGTCCCTGCCGGCGGGGATGGTCGACCCGGGTGAGCAGCCGGCCGACGCGTTGCTGCGCGAGGTGTACGAGGAGACCGGCGTGCGGGTGGAGATCGTGCGGGTCGGCGGCCTCGCCACCCATCCGGTCGTCTACCCCAACGGCGACGCCTGCGAGTACCTCAACGTCTGGTTCCGCTGCCGGGCGGTCGGCGGAGCGGCCACCGCCGACGGGGAGGAGTCCCTCGCGGTCGCCTGGTTCGACCCGGACGACCTGCCCGAGCTGGACGACTGGTCGCGGCTGCGGATCGACACCGCGCTGCGCGCGGAACCCACCGCCTGGTACGCCGCCCCGGGCGAGCGGCACCCGGGGCTCACCCGACCCGACAACCTCTGA
- a CDS encoding LysE family translocator, producing MVTVGALVGVALVALGLVLTPGPNMVYLVSRSVTQGRRAGLVSLLGVAVGFLVYLAAAVAGIATVFVLVPALYVAVKLAGAAYLLWLAWRTLRPGGRSAFTPAPLPPDRPRRLFTMGLVTNLLNPKIAILYVSLLPQFIDPARGHVAVQSLLLGLTQISIALTVNALIVLTAGSVSAFLTRRPAWARAQRYVMGSVLAGLAIRIAADRSRAAVATP from the coding sequence ATGGTCACGGTCGGCGCGCTGGTGGGGGTCGCCCTGGTGGCGTTGGGTCTGGTGCTCACGCCCGGCCCGAACATGGTCTACCTGGTTTCCCGGTCGGTCACCCAGGGGCGGCGGGCCGGGCTGGTCTCGCTGCTCGGGGTGGCCGTCGGCTTCCTGGTCTACCTGGCCGCGGCGGTCGCCGGGATCGCCACGGTCTTCGTGCTGGTGCCCGCGCTGTACGTGGCGGTGAAGCTGGCCGGAGCGGCGTACCTGCTGTGGCTGGCCTGGCGCACGCTGCGTCCCGGTGGCCGGTCCGCGTTCACCCCGGCGCCGCTGCCGCCGGACCGCCCCCGGCGGCTGTTCACCATGGGCCTGGTCACCAACCTGCTCAATCCGAAGATCGCCATCCTGTACGTGTCGCTGCTGCCGCAGTTCATCGACCCCGCGCGTGGGCACGTGGCGGTGCAGAGCCTGCTGCTCGGGTTGACCCAGATCAGCATCGCGCTGACCGTGAACGCGCTGATCGTGCTCACCGCCGGCTCGGTGTCGGCGTTCCTGACCCGCCGCCCGGCCTGGGCGCGGGCACAGCGGTACGTGATGGGCAGCGTGCTGGCCGGCCTCGCGATCCGCATCGCCGCCGACCGGTCCCGGGCCGCCGTCGCCACCCCCTGA
- a CDS encoding GNAT family N-acetyltransferase, with translation MSIVLRAAATPSAPGLLLRPWRAGDVEALLAAYQDPVLRRWTRNPVNTLADARAFLRRSRQGWAADRRFSFAVLEPTPDGERLVAHVLLKEVAPGRPYAEVGYWTAAPARGRGVAPRAVGAVSDWAFARFAATGLTRLELLHQVDNPASCRVAEKSGYVFQEVLPARPPFPRDGHRHVRSRP, from the coding sequence ATGTCGATCGTGCTCCGTGCCGCCGCCACCCCGTCCGCGCCCGGTCTGCTGCTACGGCCGTGGCGTGCCGGCGACGTCGAGGCGCTGCTGGCCGCGTACCAGGACCCGGTGCTGCGCAGGTGGACCCGGAACCCGGTCAACACCCTGGCCGACGCCCGGGCGTTCCTGCGCCGCAGCCGGCAGGGCTGGGCGGCCGACCGCCGGTTCAGCTTCGCCGTGCTGGAGCCGACACCCGACGGGGAACGGCTGGTGGCGCACGTGCTGCTCAAGGAGGTCGCCCCGGGGCGCCCGTACGCCGAGGTGGGCTACTGGACGGCGGCCCCCGCCCGGGGACGCGGCGTCGCGCCGCGCGCGGTCGGCGCGGTCAGCGACTGGGCGTTCGCCCGCTTCGCCGCCACCGGGCTGACCCGCCTCGAGCTGCTGCACCAGGTCGACAACCCGGCCTCCTGCCGGGTGGCGGAGAAGAGCGGGTACGTCTTCCAGGAGGTGCTGCCGGCCCGGCCGCCGTTTCCCCGCGACGGCCACCGTCACGTCCGCTCGCGTCCCTGA
- a CDS encoding YkvA family protein: MRDWLIGLGVAVACLLASWALLVLLARRLPPGILRDLAAFIPDCLTTVRRLRKDPRVPRRAKVAIVFAGLWVASPIDLIPEFLPVIGPLDDIVVVALALRYAGRQVPRQVLLDAWPGDPRLLLRLLGAAPAPTA, from the coding sequence GTGCGCGACTGGCTGATCGGCCTCGGCGTCGCGGTGGCCTGCCTGCTGGCCAGCTGGGCCCTGCTGGTGCTGCTGGCCCGCCGGCTTCCGCCGGGCATCCTGCGCGATCTCGCCGCCTTCATCCCGGACTGTCTGACCACGGTGCGCCGGCTGCGGAAGGATCCGAGGGTGCCCCGCCGGGCGAAGGTCGCGATCGTGTTCGCCGGGCTCTGGGTGGCCAGCCCGATCGACCTGATCCCCGAGTTCCTGCCGGTCATCGGCCCGCTGGACGACATCGTCGTGGTGGCCCTCGCCCTGCGGTACGCCGGCCGGCAGGTGCCCCGGCAGGTGCTGCTCGACGCCTGGCCGGGCGACCCACGGCTGCTGCTGCGCCTGCTCGGCGCGGCACCGGCGCCGACGGCGTGA
- a CDS encoding DnaJ family domain-containing protein, which produces MTTGWEAAVEAQIRSAQERGEFDNLPGAGKPIPGRDLPYDESWWIKSFLERERIPGDLLLPTPLQLRRRVERLPGELRDLPTEESVRAVIAALNREIVDFLRAPSGPRVVVRPVNVEETVRRWREERERAAAERVASVADPTTVTVRAQRRRWRLPWRRRRPAGT; this is translated from the coding sequence GTGACAACTGGCTGGGAGGCGGCGGTCGAGGCGCAGATCCGCTCGGCCCAGGAGCGTGGCGAGTTCGACAACCTGCCCGGCGCCGGCAAGCCGATCCCCGGCCGGGACCTGCCCTACGACGAGTCGTGGTGGATCAAGAGTTTCCTGGAGCGGGAACGGATCCCGGGCGACCTGCTGCTGCCCACCCCGCTGCAGCTGCGGCGTCGGGTGGAGCGGCTGCCCGGCGAGCTGCGGGACCTGCCGACCGAGGAGTCGGTGCGGGCGGTGATCGCCGCGTTGAACCGGGAGATCGTGGACTTCCTGCGGGCACCGAGTGGCCCCCGGGTGGTGGTCCGTCCCGTGAACGTCGAGGAGACCGTCCGACGCTGGCGGGAGGAACGCGAACGGGCCGCCGCCGAGCGGGTCGCGAGCGTGGCCGACCCGACCACCGTCACGGTCCGCGCGCAGCGGCGGCGCTGGCGCCTGCCCTGGCGCCGCCGCCGACCGGCCGGCACCTGA
- a CDS encoding RNA polymerase sigma-70 factor gives MSDHAADPATETFVAHRNLLFTVAYEMLGSAADAEDVLQETWLRWVKVDLAQVRDQRAYLVRITTRQSLNRLRAMKRRKEAYVGPWLPEPLVTAPDVAEDVELAESLSMALMLVLETLSPTERAVFVLREVFDISYDEIAAAVGKSPAAVRQIAYRARQHVDARRPRQAVSASETRAALASFQRAVETMDLQGLLDVLAPEVVLVADGGGVKHAALRPVIGAEKVARMFFGGLRKVEGTLTGEPTVVNGNPALAVRLDGEFDGVLAIRVEGARITGLYYVRNPAKLTRVESETPLAVR, from the coding sequence ATGAGTGATCACGCCGCTGACCCGGCGACCGAGACGTTCGTCGCCCACCGCAACCTGCTGTTCACCGTCGCCTACGAGATGCTCGGATCGGCGGCCGACGCCGAGGACGTCCTGCAGGAAACCTGGCTGCGGTGGGTCAAGGTGGACCTGGCGCAGGTGCGCGACCAGCGTGCCTACCTGGTCCGGATCACCACCCGGCAGTCGCTCAACCGGCTGCGCGCGATGAAACGCCGCAAGGAAGCGTATGTCGGGCCCTGGCTGCCCGAGCCGCTGGTCACCGCGCCGGACGTGGCCGAGGACGTCGAGCTCGCCGAGAGTCTGTCGATGGCGCTGATGCTCGTCCTCGAGACGCTGTCGCCGACCGAGCGGGCCGTCTTCGTGCTGCGCGAGGTCTTCGACATCAGCTACGACGAGATCGCCGCCGCCGTCGGCAAGAGCCCCGCGGCCGTCCGTCAGATCGCGTACCGTGCCCGCCAGCACGTCGATGCCCGCCGCCCCCGCCAGGCGGTCTCCGCGAGCGAAACCCGGGCGGCTCTGGCCTCGTTCCAGCGCGCGGTCGAAACCATGGACCTGCAGGGCCTGCTCGACGTGCTCGCCCCCGAGGTCGTCCTGGTGGCCGACGGCGGCGGCGTCAAGCATGCCGCGCTGCGTCCGGTCATCGGCGCCGAGAAGGTGGCCCGCATGTTCTTCGGTGGTCTCCGCAAGGTCGAAGGCACGCTCACCGGTGAACCGACCGTGGTCAACGGCAACCCGGCACTCGCCGTACGCCTGGACGGCGAGTTCGACGGCGTCCTGGCGATCCGTGTCGAGGGCGCCCGCATCACCGGCCTCTACTACGTCCGCAACCCGGCAAAGCTGACCCGCGTCGAATCCGAGACCCCGCTCGCCGTGCGATGA
- a CDS encoding NAD(P)/FAD-dependent oxidoreductase, protein MTGNTEVVVVGGGYAGVMAANRLTRRDDVTVTLINARPNFVERIRLHQLVGGSDDAVVDYREVLAEGVRLVVDTVTRIDAAERCVTLAGGDTVGYDYLVYAVGSGSADPRVPGAAEFAYPIASLEEAQRLRPVLDAAPATAAVTVVGAGPTGIETAAELAEQGRTVTLVCGGVLGPYLHPRGRRSVARRLAKLGVTVLDGPDTKVTAVTRDAVRLNGGRTVPSRVIIWTAGFGVPDLAARSGLSTDALGRLLTDETLTSVDDARIVAAGDSAAPSDLPLRMSCQAAMPLGARAADTVLARIAGEQPSTLNQVFAGQCISLGRRAGIFQFAHRYDVALWFHIDGRPGARLKEFVCRGIVKHLTDEAHKPGSYSLHRVSGGAKRRQLLQAKRGETLATR, encoded by the coding sequence ATGACTGGGAACACCGAGGTGGTCGTGGTCGGCGGCGGGTACGCCGGTGTCATGGCGGCCAATCGCCTCACCCGGCGCGACGACGTGACCGTGACGCTGATCAACGCGCGCCCGAACTTCGTCGAGCGGATCCGCCTACACCAACTGGTCGGCGGGTCCGACGATGCGGTCGTCGACTACCGGGAAGTCCTGGCCGAAGGCGTCCGGCTGGTGGTGGACACGGTGACCCGGATCGACGCGGCCGAGCGCTGCGTGACGTTGGCGGGCGGCGACACGGTCGGCTACGACTATCTGGTCTACGCGGTGGGCAGCGGCAGCGCCGACCCGCGCGTGCCCGGGGCGGCGGAGTTCGCCTACCCGATCGCCAGCCTGGAGGAGGCGCAGCGGCTGCGTCCGGTCCTCGACGCCGCTCCCGCCACCGCCGCGGTGACGGTGGTCGGCGCCGGTCCGACCGGTATCGAGACCGCCGCCGAGCTGGCGGAGCAGGGCCGTACCGTGACTCTGGTCTGCGGTGGTGTGCTCGGCCCGTACCTGCACCCGCGGGGCCGACGCTCGGTTGCCAGGCGGCTGGCCAAGCTCGGGGTGACCGTGCTCGACGGCCCCGACACGAAGGTGACGGCGGTGACCCGCGATGCTGTGCGGCTCAACGGCGGCCGCACGGTGCCGAGCAGGGTGATCATCTGGACCGCGGGGTTCGGCGTGCCGGACCTGGCCGCGCGCAGCGGGCTGAGCACCGACGCCCTGGGCCGCCTGCTCACCGACGAGACGTTGACCAGCGTGGACGACGCGCGCATCGTCGCGGCCGGAGATTCGGCAGCGCCGTCGGACCTGCCGCTGCGGATGAGCTGCCAGGCCGCGATGCCGCTGGGCGCGCGGGCCGCCGACACGGTGCTGGCCCGGATCGCGGGTGAGCAGCCCTCGACCCTCAACCAGGTGTTCGCCGGCCAGTGCATCAGCCTGGGCCGGCGCGCCGGCATCTTCCAGTTCGCCCACAGGTACGACGTCGCGCTGTGGTTCCACATCGACGGTCGTCCTGGCGCGAGGCTCAAGGAGTTCGTGTGCAGGGGCATCGTCAAGCACCTGACCGACGAGGCACACAAGCCCGGTTCGTACAGCTTGCACCGCGTCTCAGGAGGTGCCAAGCGCCGGCAGTTGCTCCAGGCCAAGCGCGGCGAGACACTGGCGACCCGCTGA
- a CDS encoding 2-hydroxyacid dehydrogenase, giving the protein MVAVRYLISHPDALAELGDLDVALYDGSQPVPDNLDEVEFYAVPYGVIDPRFCEPIARMPRLKVVQTVTAGYDHVLPYLRPGLTLANGRGVHDAATAELAVALTLAARRRLPDFVRAGSEGRWTSGWSAGLADARVLIVGYGSIGAAIERRLAGFEVEISRVARSSRPGVRPISEVSEMLPQADVVILATPLTPETEGLVNKDFLATMADGALLVNVSRGRVVDTEALLAELNAGRLHAALDVTEPEPLPADHPLWSAPNVLISPHVGGLTAALAPRARRLLVDQVRRYAAGEPLANVVIGPQLSTAGQPTTS; this is encoded by the coding sequence ATGGTCGCCGTGCGCTACTTGATCTCTCACCCCGACGCATTGGCCGAGCTTGGCGATCTGGATGTCGCGCTGTACGACGGCAGCCAGCCCGTGCCCGACAATCTGGACGAGGTCGAATTTTATGCGGTTCCGTACGGGGTTATTGATCCCCGCTTCTGCGAGCCGATCGCCCGGATGCCCCGGCTCAAAGTGGTGCAGACCGTGACCGCCGGCTACGACCATGTCCTGCCGTACCTGCGGCCCGGCCTCACCCTGGCCAACGGTCGGGGCGTGCACGACGCGGCCACCGCCGAGCTGGCCGTGGCGCTCACCCTGGCCGCCCGGCGCCGGCTGCCGGACTTCGTCCGGGCAGGGAGCGAGGGCCGCTGGACCTCGGGCTGGTCGGCCGGGCTGGCCGACGCCCGGGTGCTGATCGTCGGGTACGGCTCGATCGGCGCCGCGATCGAGCGCCGGCTGGCTGGATTCGAGGTGGAAATCAGTCGGGTGGCCCGGAGCTCCCGCCCCGGCGTACGGCCAATTTCTGAAGTTTCGGAAATGCTGCCACAAGCGGATGTTGTCATCCTGGCCACCCCGCTGACCCCCGAGACCGAGGGCCTGGTGAACAAGGATTTTCTCGCCACGATGGCCGACGGCGCCCTGCTGGTGAACGTGTCGCGGGGCCGGGTGGTGGACACCGAGGCGCTGCTCGCCGAGCTCAACGCGGGCCGGCTGCACGCTGCCCTGGACGTCACCGAACCCGAGCCACTGCCCGCCGATCACCCGCTGTGGTCCGCGCCGAACGTCCTGATCAGCCCGCACGTCGGCGGCCTGACCGCCGCGTTGGCACCCCGGGCCCGCCGGCTGCTGGTCGACCAGGTTCGGCGGTACGCGGCGGGCGAGCCGCTCGCGAACGTCGTTATCGGGCCGCAACTGTCAACAGCCGGCCAACCGACCACGTCCTGA
- a CDS encoding sigma-70 family RNA polymerase sigma factor, producing the protein MDSTATDRFDTSRFEASRNRLASLAYRLLGSAADAEDAVQDAFLHWQAADRQRIKVPEAWLTKVVTNLCLDRLRSAQARRERTVGAWLPELLLAGDPMLGPADTFEQRESVSLAVLALMERLSPLERAVYVLREAFSYSHVEIAEILDITESASQQHLHRARRRITAARRRGSGGSGEVDPASARRIVEEFLAAAASGRTERLVALLTDDATAITDGAGLAKTLLQYDTPQRIAAVVRAGFKPTPAKRRLAGGTPAIHYALVNGAPALLFVLGDQVVGAVTFDITNGKIATVRGIAAPARLARLREAWRQHEPDTPLISQW; encoded by the coding sequence AGCCGGAACCGGCTGGCCTCGCTGGCGTACCGGCTGCTGGGCTCCGCCGCCGACGCCGAAGACGCCGTGCAGGATGCGTTCCTGCACTGGCAGGCCGCCGACCGGCAGCGGATCAAGGTGCCGGAAGCATGGCTGACCAAGGTTGTCACCAACCTGTGCCTCGACCGGCTCCGCTCGGCACAAGCCCGCCGCGAACGCACCGTCGGCGCCTGGCTGCCCGAACTGCTCCTCGCCGGCGACCCGATGCTCGGCCCGGCCGACACTTTCGAGCAGCGCGAATCGGTCTCCCTGGCCGTGCTGGCTCTCATGGAGCGCCTGTCACCCCTCGAGCGGGCCGTCTACGTCCTGCGCGAAGCGTTCTCCTACAGCCACGTCGAGATCGCCGAGATCCTCGACATCACGGAGTCCGCAAGCCAGCAGCACCTGCACCGGGCCCGACGCCGCATCACCGCCGCACGCCGCCGCGGCAGCGGCGGCAGCGGCGAAGTCGACCCGGCCTCCGCCCGCAGGATCGTCGAGGAATTCCTCGCCGCTGCCGCCTCGGGCCGCACCGAGCGGCTGGTGGCGCTGCTCACCGACGACGCGACCGCGATCACCGACGGCGCCGGCCTGGCCAAGACGCTACTGCAGTACGACACCCCGCAGCGCATCGCCGCCGTCGTACGGGCCGGCTTCAAACCCACACCCGCGAAGCGGCGACTTGCCGGTGGCACGCCCGCCATCCACTACGCGCTCGTCAACGGCGCCCCCGCCCTCCTCTTCGTGCTCGGCGACCAGGTCGTCGGCGCCGTGACGTTCGACATCACCAACGGCAAGATCGCAACCGTGCGCGGCATTGCCGCCCCCGCCCGCCTCGCCCGCCTCAGGGAAGCCTGGCGGCAGCACGAACCGGACACGCCCCTCATCAGCCAGTGGTGA